The genomic window GTTAAAAACCCGGCCTAATGTTAGTGTAAGATTTTCTCTACTTTATATTTAAGCAATGATTCCACCGAAATTGGGTGGGAATAAATATTGTTCAACAAAGAAGTGTAGTACGAGGATCTAAACCAAAAAGAAGGAGGGTAAATGGAGAAAACGATTTGCAGTAGCCGTAATCACCAGGTCATTTTTTTAAAACCTCAAACCGAACTTTTCTCAAAAACGACGTTCGCATTATTGTTATCAGTTTTACCAGTTGAGCTGTAAGCTGTTTCGTACTCTGTTGAAGTAGATTGAAAAAAGTACGCCAAAACTAGGATATTTTGCCTCTAAACGCAAACATCCGGATTAAAATTTAACTTTTTTTATTTTAAGGAGAGAACCTATGTCACACGGACCTGCAACTGATTGGGGAGAGGACAAAGCGATTGGCTTCAAAACTACACTTGGTTTGTGGTTGTTTCTTGTTTACGTCTTGGTCTATGTTGGATTTATCTGGATAAACGTTGCTAGTCCAAAAACAATGGCAACAATCGTTTTTGCCGGTCAAAATCTGGCGGTTGTATATGGTTTTGGCCTGATTATTCTGGCTTTCATAATGGGAATCATTTACGACGTTCTTTGCACCAATAAAGAAGATGAACTCAATGTGGAGGATTCTGACAAATGATATATAATGCATCCCCGTTCGCTGTTGCAATATTTGTCGCTTTTGTACTTGGTGTGCTCTGGCTGTCATCTTATTTTGCAAAAAAAACAACAACATCATCAGGCTATTATGCTGCCGGTGGAGATATTCACTGGGGCGTAAACGGTATTGCATTCGCAGGCGATTATCTCTCAGCCGCATCCTTCCTTGGGATCTGCGGAATGATCGCATTCAGCGGCTACGACGGATTTTTATATTCCATCGGTTATCTTGCCGGATGGGTCGTGGCGCTGTTTATCGTGGCCGAGCCGATGAAACGTCTTGGTAAATACACGTTTACGGATGCGCTCAACAATAAATACAATTCCCGGGGCATTCACCTGACGGCGGCCATCAGTACCCTGATCGTCTCCATATGTTATCTTGTGCCTCAAATGGTAGGCGCAGGAAGTCTAGTTACACCACTGCTCGGTATGCCCCATTACGTCGGGGTTATCCTTGTGGGCGCCATCGTGATCTTCATCGTGGCAACGGCAGGGATGGCATCGACCACCTATGTTCAGTTCTTCAAAGGCGGCCTGCTGATCATTTTCTCCTCAATTCTTACGATTGCCATATTTGTGCACGGCATAAAAAGCCCGCCGTCTGAAGACTATCATAAATTTCAAACCATCAATGCCACGGTAATGAACGGAGAGGTTACGGCAATCGACAACTATGAGTACCAGATCGCCGGAGCTCATAGTGATGCCAAGGGCACTTATGTGAAATTAAACAAAGAGGGTGTAAGTACCTGGTGGCGCTTGATCGAGGACGATGGAAATACGCACCTTGAAGAGACGCTTACGGTGGTAAACACCAAAGACGGCCAAGTGCTTTACAACGGCGAGCCCAAGGAAGCTGAAAAATTTTTCCAGGTCGGCCACGCAAGCAAAATCATAGTAGATGGAGAAGAGGTTACGGAAACAGGGGCCGTCAGCCCATTTAAATTCCTGACAACCATAGAGGCAAGCACTATCGTCCGCTTTGGCAAAGTGATTTTCATAGACCAGGGCGAAAAAGTACAACTCTGGTATCAGAATCCGACAGCGGGTGAGGCTATCATGAGACCTGGATTAAGGTTCAAGGTCGATAAGGGTTCAACCTTTATGTCCAAGCTTGATTTTGTCTCCCTTATGATCGCATTGTTCTTCGGCACCTCCGCCCTGCCCCATATTCTGATCAGGTATTATACGGTGCCCAGCCCAAAGGCCGCGCGTAAGTCAACGATCCTTGCCATCGCAGCCATCGGCTTCTTTTATGTCCTTACCCTTTTCATGGGACTTGGTGCAATGGTCTCCGGCGTACTTGATGTGCAAAGCAGTAATATGGCCGGACCGCTTTTGGCCAAGTTCTTTGGTATAGCGATATTCTCGATCATATCCGCCATCGCCTTTGCAACGGTTCTCGGTACGGTTTCCGGGCTCATTGTGGCGGCATCCGGTGCTGTTGCCCATGACCTGATTGCCAATTATTTCGGCATTCCACTGACAGATAAAGGCCAGGTAAAAGCGGGGAAAATTGCAGCAGTCGTGGTAGGTATATTCGCCATATTATTGGGGATTGCATTTAAAGGCATAAACGTATCATTCCTCGTGGGGCTGGCCTTTGCGGTTGCCGCATCAGCAAACCTGCCGGCAATTTTAATGATGCTGTTCTGGAAGAAAACGACGGCAAAGGGCATTTCTGCATCAATTGTCGTGGGTATCATCAGCGCTATGACAATTATTTTACTGTCACCCAAGACCTTTGAGGTATACGGCCTATTATCATCAGACGCGCCAATACCCATAAACAATCCCGGTATTATATCAATACCGCTTGCCTTTATTACGCTGGTTGTTGTCTCTTTAGTGACACAAAAGACCGAGGTTACCCAAGAAAAACACGTTGCATAATATAAGACAGCCAAAAAGGAAAATCTAAAGCAAAAAAAGGAGAGTGTTTATATAAGCTCTCCTTTTTTATTACCAATAAAAAGCAGGATAGTAATTCAGTAAGTTAGTATATATTTCATTTAAACTTTCATGTTGGGCTTGACAAAAATGAAATGATATACAAATATGAAAATGTATCCAATTAAGTGACTACAGGTATATATATGATTTAAGCAAAAATAAATCCAAAGAGACATAAAAATTTGCCCACATGGCAAATGACGTTCTTTTACATTACATAAAAAACTTGGCTGTCAAAGTACTGCACTGAGTCAGTCGATTCGGGAATAACGCTTTTTTAAAAACTGCTATAAGCATGCTTTTTATTTTTCCCCGGCCAACCTAAAATTTGTATCATTTGTACCAACCATTTTAAAACAAAGCGACTTAACCATAACCAAAACGCTCAGCTAACAACAACACAAGGAGGGTCTTCCAAATGTCTACCGTAAAAGCTACCAATCGTTGGTTTGTCATCGTTGCAGCAATCATAATTCAGATAGTCTTTGGTGTTGTCTGTGCATGGTCTGCCTTTACCAATGTTTTGTCTGACCCAGACGGTGCCTATCAGTCCACCGCACCCCACAGTGCATGGATCTTATCTGCAGGCCTTTTCTTGTTTGCACAGGTTTTGATCTGGGCCGGTATATGCTCTCATTTCCTTTGGTAAAAAA from uncultured Desulfobacter sp. includes these protein-coding regions:
- a CDS encoding cation acetate symporter; the protein is MIYNASPFAVAIFVAFVLGVLWLSSYFAKKTTTSSGYYAAGGDIHWGVNGIAFAGDYLSAASFLGICGMIAFSGYDGFLYSIGYLAGWVVALFIVAEPMKRLGKYTFTDALNNKYNSRGIHLTAAISTLIVSICYLVPQMVGAGSLVTPLLGMPHYVGVILVGAIVIFIVATAGMASTTYVQFFKGGLLIIFSSILTIAIFVHGIKSPPSEDYHKFQTINATVMNGEVTAIDNYEYQIAGAHSDAKGTYVKLNKEGVSTWWRLIEDDGNTHLEETLTVVNTKDGQVLYNGEPKEAEKFFQVGHASKIIVDGEEVTETGAVSPFKFLTTIEASTIVRFGKVIFIDQGEKVQLWYQNPTAGEAIMRPGLRFKVDKGSTFMSKLDFVSLMIALFFGTSALPHILIRYYTVPSPKAARKSTILAIAAIGFFYVLTLFMGLGAMVSGVLDVQSSNMAGPLLAKFFGIAIFSIISAIAFATVLGTVSGLIVAASGAVAHDLIANYFGIPLTDKGQVKAGKIAAVVVGIFAILLGIAFKGINVSFLVGLAFAVAASANLPAILMMLFWKKTTAKGISASIVVGIISAMTIILLSPKTFEVYGLLSSDAPIPINNPGIISIPLAFITLVVVSLVTQKTEVTQEKHVA
- a CDS encoding DUF485 domain-containing protein codes for the protein MSHGPATDWGEDKAIGFKTTLGLWLFLVYVLVYVGFIWINVASPKTMATIVFAGQNLAVVYGFGLIILAFIMGIIYDVLCTNKEDELNVEDSDK